The Branchiostoma lanceolatum isolate klBraLanc5 chromosome 1, klBraLanc5.hap2, whole genome shotgun sequence genomic sequence GAGGGACGGGCACTCCTTCTTCCTACAGTCAGCACCGTCCTCTGGGTCAGCCGCACAGGTAAAAACTTCTTCTTGCTAGCTTAGCTATGGAATACTGCAAACATagactgtaaaaaaaagtatgtatATAGACGGATCCAGTCTGTCCGCCTTCGAGAGGGACGGGCACTCCTTTTTCTTACAGTCGGCACCCTCAGCGGGTTCAGCCGCACAGGTAAAAACTGCTTTAGAGCTAAGATAttgaaaaatgtaaacataGCCTGCATGTAGACGGATTTTAAAAAATGGGCCGAAAAACATGAAGGTCTACACTTTGCGCTGTCTCATCAATCTAAGATTTCACCCATTTTCCCAAAAGAAGGCTTTTTCGAGTCTTGGATAGGCTAGATCCCTGTATAGGCTCAAATTGGTCCCACGACGCAGGCACGACCGCTTCAAGAAGCTTAAGAAAGTTTGAGACCCGGGTATTGTTGCTCGCACGGCTTATATGCTACTACTAGATGGTTGCAGTCCTTGGCGCGTGGTAGCCTTGGTTCATTGTACCTGTCAAATAGGCTTTGGAAACAATTCATACTATGATCTACACAGTGTATGTGTTCCCTGTCACAACCATCGAAGGACTGGTTTATCAGGAAGCTACGATTGACAAGATATATTTTCGTTTTAATTCCAGGGTGTCCTGCAGCTGGTGCAGAAGTTGGGGTGGACGTACGTGTCCCTGGTGTCGTCGGACGACAGTTTCGGTAACCAGGGCTCCCGGGCCTTCCGCGCCGCTGCAGAGGAGGTCGGCGTGTGCATCGCGCTCTCCCAGCGGGTTCAGAACGACTCCACCGAAAACTTACGACGCACGTTTGACGAAAAGGTGATCGACAGGCTACTGAATAAAGCCGAAGACGGCGCAAAGGGCGTGGTGGTGTTTGCGACGGAGAACGTCTTGGACGCCTTGTTTTACGCTGCGGCAAGGAAAGGAGCGAGGAGGCTGCAGTGGATCGTGACGGGAACGCCGCCCGAGAAGATCCGCGCCGCGGAGTTGTTCTCAGCCGCTCGAGGCCTGATCGTCGTGTCTCCGTCGCCGGACATAGCGCAGATCGACGTCTTCAAGCACAGCTTCGTGAACTTAGACCCGTACAGTAGACAGGAAAACCCATGGTTCCAGGAGTACTTCATGGAGACGAACCAGTGCGCGCTGGACATGTTCTCTGACGAGTTAAGGTTCACGAAGTTCTCGGGATACGATCTCTGCGACAGGAATTCCAAACGAGTGATGGAGAGCACTCTGAAAGGCAGGGACACGGCCACTCTGGACCATATATCATTCACCATAGACGCTGTGTATGCCTACGCCTTCGCGCTGAAGAAAGCACACGAGAAACGCTGTGGAGGAACGCCAGGAATTTGCGACGAGTTGCTCGAGTTTTCACAGAGAAAGATGTTCCAGTTCCTGAAATCGGTGAACTTCACGAACTTGGGCGGGAAGAAAATTCAGTTCGACGGCTTGGGCAGCGCGATCGGGAAGTTCAGCATCTTCAACTACAGGCCGACCGACATGTCCAACATCAGGGCCAGCACCTTCCAATTCGACGTGGTAAATATTCTATCAAGCTTTGTTTTcgtataatgatgatgatgatgatgatgaacttccATACACCCCAGGGGACTCATTTGTACCCCATGCGTATATTTTGAAGTGTCATTTGAATATATTGACCCGAAAATGATTCCTTTCGTGATTTTGTCAGTAAACATCTACTATAACCTCTCCTCATTTCTACGGAGACTGGTACAATAATGTTGAAACTATTGAGGAAAGTCTCTGTCAAGTCCTAATGAGGTCCATTTGAACCCTAGCAAAATATGCAGTTTTCAAAAAACGTTTTTTGTTTACTATTTGTATTATTTGGAGAATAATTACTCTTATACATTTTATTATGCATTTTGGTATcattgtatcattttgttgCAGAAAAGTAAGTGGCAAAATTATAGGTAAACAAGTTAGTATTCTATTCGGGTGAATGTTTTTGTGTGAACATAGTTTAAGAATATGAGTGATAAACAGGTATTgtgtacattttacaatgttttctatctacatgtagttaacaaaaagttacattgtacatacgtTTATGACACAACAGATTAGCATACTACCTTAACTCCTAATCTCGACCTAATCTGTTCCTATACCCTTGCTTCAGGTGGGCACCTACATGGATGACCGTTTGAACCTGTCAGGAGAGGTGTCAGACCTGTTCATGAACACAGACGACGGCCAGCCCGTCAGCTCGGCGTGCGAGGAGTCCTGCCAGGGCTGCCAGGTGCAGGCCAAAAACGCCAAGAACGACACCACCACGGACGGCTACGCGAAGCCCGAGAAGGCCAAGATGGTCATCCCAGCCCTCATCCCCATCCACGAGAGAGGACCGACTCCCTTCACTTGCGGGACTATCGACGAGGATGGCGTGACGCAGGCGGAAGCGTTCCTCTACGCCTTGAACAGGATCAACAAAGACGGTGCCATGTTGCCGTCGGTCAAGCTGGAGGCGGTGATCATAGACACGTGTCAGAGCCCGCTGAAGGCCGCCAGAGACGTGGCCAACTACCACAGCAGCAGGGACGGCATGTCGGACCCCATGGTCGGGTACGTCAGCGGCGGGAGTCCCGACATCGTCGGCGACGTCGGGAACGTGTTGGACCAGTTCCAGATCCCGCTGATCAGCACGGGCCCCGTGGACAACATGGGGAAGTACAACGTCTTGAGCATGTCTCCCGCGGAGGACACGCAGATCAAGGGACTGGTTAGCGTCTTAGACAAGCTAGGTTGGGCGTACGTGTCGGTGGTGGCGTCCGATCAGCACTACTGGAGAAAAAAGGCCAAAGTGTTCGAAGAAATGGCGAACAAGTTCGGCATCTGCATCGCGGAGTTCCTGATCCTGTCCCGCGGGAGCTCTCTCGCGCAGTTCGACTACGCCGTCAAGGTTCTCGCCAAGAGAGCGGGCGCGCGAGCCGTCATCGTCTTCACGGATCGGGATCACACCTGGGAGGTCGTTCGCGCCGCCAAGCGACTCAACCTCGCCGGGGACTTCGTCTGGGTCGGCGGCAGGTCCATAGAAGACCTGGCCTCGCGCTGGACGGAGTCTGGCATCCGTAACGCCATCGTGGTCACCCCTCAGAAGGTGCAGACCCCCGGCTTCCAATCCCACTACGAGAACCTGAACCCGAAAAACAACCGGAAGAACCCCTGGTTTAAAGAGTTCTGGGAAAGCCGCTTCCAGTGCTTCGTCGACGACGCGGCCGAGCATCAGATGTGCTCCGGGCACGAGAAGCTGGCGGGGTCGTACAAGGAGGACTCGGTTCCGTGGTACACCATCACTGCCGTCACCGCTCTGGCACACGGTCTTCAGAACGCGATCAAGGGAGTGTGCGGGGCGACGAAGACCATGTGCCCGCAGTGGACCAACCTGGTGGGCCGGGGGCAGATGGTGTACCACACCACGCGGAACCTCACGGCCGTCAAGACCGAGCAGGGCGAGTTCTTCCGCTTCCGGTCGGACGGCACCGGTGACGTGGGACTGGACATCATGAATCTGCAGAAAGTGAGGGCCAACACCAACAAGCTAGTCAAGGTAAGGTACTAGCGTGAAAGTTCATCTAGAATATTCCATTATGGAGAAACTAATCTGTTCGAACGGCTTAAAAAATGGCCTAACTCGAATGTTCGATCGAATAACTGGATCGTTCAGTCCCCTCCAGCTATCTGCCCCAATCAATAGCTCTGGACACGAGACTTtatgcacgtgtgacgt encodes the following:
- the LOC136439024 gene encoding metabotropic glutamate receptor 3-like isoform X1, with the translated sequence MGGRPRRCPIVFPVLITVLLTLCLRGQAEQCPGRIAVLNGDAQVILAGLFDMHRADPEGRAGPCSELSPEGVESLEAMLFAVENVNAGGLVPGVTFGVQGYDTCGRADIAVKRCVDFLSSVGMDNIDPDDCESKERIVLGVVGPNLDREAAEVARVLRAVRLPQISPSGSRLSAFERDGHSFFLQSAPSAGSAAQGVLQLVQKLGWTYVSLVSSDDSFGNQGSRAFRAAAEEVGVCIALSQRVQNDSTENLRRTFDEKVIDRLLNKAEDGAKGVVVFATENVLDALFYAAARKGARRLQWIVTGTPPEKIRAAELFSAARGLIVVSPSPDIAQIDVFKHSFVNLDPYSRQENPWFQEYFMETNQCALDMFSDELRFTKFSGYDLCDRNSKRVMESTLKGRDTATLDHISFTIDAVYAYAFALKKAHEKRCGGTPGICDELLEFSQRKMFQFLKSVNFTNLGGKKIQFDGLGSAIGKFSIFNYRPTDMSNIRASTFQFDVVGTYMDDRLNLSGEVSDLFMNTDDGQPVSSACEESCQGCQVQAKNAKNDTTTDGYAKPEKAKMVIPALIPIHERGPTPFTCGTIDEDGVTQAEAFLYALNRINKDGAMLPSVKLEAVIIDTCQSPLKAARDVANYHSSRDGMSDPMVGYVSGGSPDIVGDVGNVLDQFQIPLISTGPVDNMGKYNVLSMSPAEDTQIKGLVSVLDKLGWAYVSVVASDQHYWRKKAKVFEEMANKFGICIAEFLILSRGSSLAQFDYAVKVLAKRAGARAVIVFTDRDHTWEVVRAAKRLNLAGDFVWVGGRSIEDLASRWTESGIRNAIVVTPQKVQTPGFQSHYENLNPKNNRKNPWFKEFWESRFQCFVDDAAEHQMCSGHEKLAGSYKEDSVPWYTITAVTALAHGLQNAIKGVCGATKTMCPQWTNLVGRGQMVYHTTRNLTAVKTEQGEFFRFRSDGTGDVGLDIMNLQKVRANTNKLVKVGEWHHTLKLQPEDLKFYRGNGIQLAQPIKSFCDQVCQECLTQNLTGRFTGEPPEANPFENVKTMWGVSAMIISALGTVLVLAIYFKAQLQKPFHNNIAWSLGHILLLGIFMLYLTSFVYVLAPTATICGIRRFALGVSYVVCLSALLSHAIYAWIRGVRKEESPCELGIEKKMLLLLVALLVLVQVLLNMEWLLADPPSATILTEGESATWVCNALTHDHHLISFIVSLLYAMVLVLLTTLATTKAWLVNRSRDTLCACVAAISAIPSWLLWLAIYTKADIHTRDIVICYSASFNATLYLMVIFLPKLKVIQSHCCKSQKENGAVDIRRYRETLWISANGHVNGFAPKGTRQARDTDNSDYDCPDPEDGKL
- the LOC136439024 gene encoding metabotropic glutamate receptor 3-like isoform X2; its protein translation is MGGRPRRCPIVFPVLITVLLTLCLRGQAEQCPGRIAVLNGDAQVILAGLFDMHRADPEGRAGPCSELSPEGVESLEAMLFAVENVNAGGLVPGVTFGVQGYDTCGRADIAVKRCVDFLSSVGMDNIDPDDCESKERIVLGVVGPNLDREAAEVARVLRAVRLPQISPSGSRLSAFERDGHSFFLQSAPSAGSAAQGVLQLVQKLGWTYVSLVSSDDSFGNQGSRAFRAAAEEVGVCIALSQRVQNDSTENLRRTFDEKVIDRLLNKAEDGAKGVVVFATENVLDALFYAAARKGARRLQWIVTGTPPEKIRAAELFSAARGLIVVSPSPDIAQIDVFKHSFVNLDPYSRQENPWFQEYFMETNQCALDMFSDELRFTKFSGYDLCDRNSKRVMESTLKGRDTATLDHISFTIDAVYAYAFALKKAHEKRCGGTPGICDELLEFSQRKMFQFLKSVNFTNLGGKKIQFDGLGSAIGKFSIFNYRPTDMSNIRASTFQFDVVGTYMDDRLNLSGEVSDLFMNTDDGQPVSSACEESCQGCQVQAKNAKNDTTTDGYAKPEKAKMVIPALIPIHERGPTPFTCGTIDEDGVTQAEAFLYALNRINKDGAMLPSVKLEAVIIDTCQSPLKAARDVANYHSSRDGMSDPMVGYVSGGSPDIVGDVGNVLDQFQIPLISTGPVDNMGKYNVLSMSPAEDTQIKGLVSVLDKLGWAYVSVVASDQHYWRKKAKVFEEMANKFGICIAEFLILSRGSSLAQFDYAVKVLAKRAGARAVIVFTDRDHTWEVVRAAKRLNLAGDFVWVGGRSIEDLASRWTESGIRNAIVVTPQKVQTPGFQSHYENLNPKNNRKNPWFKEFWESRFQCFVDDAAEHQMCSGHEKLAGSYKEDSVPWYTITAVTALAHGLQNAIKGVCGATKTMCPQWTNLVGRGQMVYHTTRNLTAVKTEQGEFFRFRSDGTGDVGLDIMNLQKVRANTNKLVKVGEWHHTLKLQPEDLKFYRGNGIQLAQPIKSFCDQVCQECLTQNLTGRFTGEPPEANPFENVKTMWGVSAMIISALGTVLVLAIYFKAQLQKPFHNNIAWSLGHILLLGIFMLYLTSFVYVLAPTATICGIRRFALGVSYVVCLSALLSHAIYAWIRGVRKEESPCELGIEKKMLLLLVALLVLVQVLLNMEWLLADPPSATILTEGESATWVCNALTHDHHLISFIVSLLYAMVLVLLTTLATTKAWLVNRSRDTLCACVAAISAIPSWLLWLAIYTKADIHTRDIVICYSASFNATLYLMVIFLPKLKVIQSHCCKSQKENGAVDIRRYRETLWISANGHVNGFAPKGDTDNSDYDCPDPEDGKL